A genomic segment from Phragmites australis chromosome 6, lpPhrAust1.1, whole genome shotgun sequence encodes:
- the LOC133920368 gene encoding uncharacterized protein LOC133920368: MMLLSGPYSAEKFSPPIPGLRSLLVVPDGAPGVVTRAVVALASPRCRGGEDVHGSRDVASINDEEKNMKAKEEEEEENIHMDDEEGCWVSYGRRCPRHWLPPPIPSLVARGALRRTRTDDGRLVIRMVPVVRPGCIRAWCRAGRLTMQFVEREDESAFTATPLPAPISAREDDTTLQVDDDRAATAVGEGVDDGTAAPVIGEDVDDVQEEVAATEVLPAVPPPRMPSVGCFEDVFNCSSIASSSLHQIPSLRMVH, translated from the coding sequence ATGATGCTGCTGTCCGGCCCCTACTCCGCCGAGAAATTCAGCCCCCCGATCCCCGGCCTCCGCTCCCTGCTCGTCGTGCCGGATGGCGCCCCCGGCGTCGTTACGCGGGCGGTCGTGGCGTTGGCGTCCCCACGCTGTCGCGGTGGTGAGGACGTCCACGGAAGCCGCGACGTGGCGAGCATTAACGACGAGGAGAAGAACATGAAagcaaaggaggaggaggaggaggagaacatACACATGGATGATGAGGAGGGGTGCTGGGTATCGTACGGACGGCGGTGCCCGAGGCACTGGCTGCCCCCGCCCATCCCGTCGCTGGTTGCGCGGGGCGCGCTGAGGCGGACACGCACCGACGACGGGAGGCTCGTGATCAGGATGGTGCCCGTCGTGCGTCCGGGGTGCATCCGCGCCTGGTGCCGCGCAGGCCGCCTTACCATGCAGTTCGTCGAGCGCGAGGACGAATCTGCGTTCACCGCGACTCCGCTTCCAGCACCGATCAGTGCGCGGGAAGATGACACGACCCTGCAGGTGGACGATGACAGGGCAGCGACGGCCGTAGGAGAAGGCGTTGACGACGGCACAGCTGCGCCGGTCATAGGAGAAGACGTTGACGACGTGCAGGAGGAAGTGGCGGCAACGGAGGTgctgccggcggtgcctccGCCGCGGATGCCCTCCGTGGGATGCTTCGAGGATGTGTTCAACTGCAGCTCGATCGCTAGCAGCTCGCTGCACCAGATCCCTAGCTTAAGGATGGTGCATTGA